From the genome of Prunus persica cultivar Lovell chromosome G8, Prunus_persica_NCBIv2, whole genome shotgun sequence:
GAGGGTAACCACTTTGATTTCCTACTTAGGCCTTGCACCctcttatttttctctattgTTGAAAAGTTTAATAAAAACTGTTATTCTTAAAAGAGCAGCTAAATTTTTGCAACCTTTGTTAAAAACGCCGCCTCCTCAGACGTCTGCACATGAATACTTGAAAGGCTAATGACGGTCTTCTCACAATTGATATTAGTAAGTTCCCATCACTATCTTTTCTAGCCATACATTTGCCAATAGATTCATCACATATTGTtccccccctctctctctctctctctctctctctctctcatgtacTTTTGTTATGAATGCACTTCTGTTTAAACTACTGCGGAGCGTTAATCAACTCATGtagtatatacatgtatgcaaGAGCTGCATATTTTATGCATTTGAACAAAGTTTCTGTTAACATACTGCAAATCAATAAGTAATTACATTAGCAATCAATAAGTTCGTAATTACATTATTAGATCTAGCTAATCAAAAGTAGTCAACTCAAATTTTAGGTGTCGATACAGTATTTGAAGCTGATCAAAAGTAGTTGCGTGCTTATTGGCCAAGTTCGCATTGAGAATTGATGCTTTGTTGGGATTCCTACTTGTCAGCTTCACTTCTTCTCGTTGACAGTGTGTGCAATCTCCTTCAATTATGCAGTCTTCCCTTGTTTAGCATATCTGAGTTTTAATTATGTAACAGACTATATctataataacttttttttttattaaaaaagttGGAGAATTGGATTTATGAGGTACTGACATTTCCACGAAAGCAAAGGACGGCATTTTCACGCTAGGGTAATCATTCTGGAGCTATAAGAAGACTGACATTACTACATATGCTATTAAAGtcacaaaaaattaagatGTATTGTGAGCTTCTTAAAAGGAACAACTAGGCTAAAAGGCAGTCTGCGACAAATACAACCCATTTAAGCACAACAGCGAGCCGAACAAACATCCAATGTAATTCAAACCAGAAGTTATGGATCCAAAAGTCTCATATATACAATTAAGAACGAAAATAGAGATCCAAGTAGGATTGTAATGTGGAAGAGCATAAAACTTCAAACGTTCAAGATTGAGGCAGATTTAGCTAACATGTACTTCTTGAATCAAAGtaccaagagaagaaaaaagctaCCACTCTTTATGCTGTTTTATTAAGTCCTATAAGCTAAAGGCATTTAAGGCATCAAGTATTAGAAACATATTCCACAATACCGCTATATAcgtagagaaaaaaaaaatcaaaaataatGTAACCATTTATAAACCAGTTAATTTACCGTCTGGATGCATTTTATATAATGCATCAGTTGATAATCATCCATTTATCAATCTATTGTTTTGAATCTTAACGTTGCAACAAGATGATCTTAGGAATGTTGTTTCCGAGATTTGGTATTTCAGACCCAATTTTAGTTTGTTGCTAATCAATTTATCTTTCAGTGCAGCTTGCCACCAATTACAGTTATGACGACGTCCAGATGAGCGTCACCTTAAGGATGGCAGGACTTGAAAAGGCGGATTGGAATTGTGAAGCATTCTCTAAGATGATTAACCTGAAATTTCTTGAAGTTGATAATGTGATCATTTCCTCAATCCCCAGAATTCTTCCTAATTGCTTAAgaattatgaaatggaattgTTTTCCTTCCAGATTTCTCCCATCCAATTTTCAACCGAACAAACTTGTTTTGCGGGACAACAAACTAGTTCGGCTCTGGGATGAAAGAATTGTAAGATTGCTGACCATATGCCATCTTAcgaattttttgaaaaactaACTAAAAGTTTAAGTTTTTCGGTTGCTAATTATATATTCTACTATTTTTCATGTAATATTGTACAGGACTTGCCCAATTTGAAATACATAGACCTTAAAGGCTCTCGAAACTTGGCAACAACCCCAAATTTCACTAGCATTCCAAAACTCCAGGTGTTGGATCTTGAAGGGTGTGAGAATTTAGTTGAGATTCACCCGTCCATTGCATTTCTCAAATGGCTTACAGATTTAATTCTAAGTGGATGCAAAAGTGTTAAGAGTCTTCCAAGGGAGGTAGAAATGGATTCTCTTATATATTTCGGTGCTGAGGGTTGCTCAAATTGCTAAATTTTTGCGACCTCTGTTAAAAAAACGCCGCCTCCTCAAATGTCTGCACATAAATACTTGAAAGGTTAATGACAGTCTTCTCACAATTGATATTAGTAAGTTCCCATCACTATCTTTTCTAGCCATACATTTACCATTAGATTCATCACTTATTGTTTCGTGGATGAcaattcctctctctctctctcttcatgtGCGTTTGTCATGAATGCATTTCTGTTTAAACTACTGCAGAGCATTAATCAACTCATGTAGTATATACATGTTTGCAAGAGCTGCATATTTTATGCATTTGAACGAAGTATATGTTTCCAAATAGTCAACTCAAATTTGGGGTCTTGATCCTGGATTTGAAGTTGATCAAAAGTTGTTGCGTGCTTATTGGCCAAGTTCGCATGAAATTTGCACTTCAAGAGAGCTACGAGCTCATTAGACCTAGTTTTCTTATATTGGTTTGATTCTTATTCACACAACTTACGTGACTATTTCAACTGCTCTATTCTGTTGTGTGCAGGATGGAATAAGCCAACAATAATTTTCAATCAGAATCTTAGCATTGAGAATTGATCGTATCTGAAACCGATCAATTGCTTTGTCAGGATTCCTACCTTGTCTGCTTCACTTAATCTCCTTGATAGTTTGTGCAATCTCCTTCAATTATGCAGTCTTCTCTTATTTAGCATATATGAGTTTTAAATTACCTCACGTAACAGACTGGAATTCTGAGAGGTTCATTAAACCGTCGTATAAGTGAGCGTCGTTTGAGACGACAATTTTTCACCGCGGTCAATATGTTCAGTAGAATTGGGCAGTGCTAGTTGTATCTTGAAATAAAcaaactataataactttttttattaaaatatttggaGAACTGGAATTATGAGGTACCACATGATTTATGAATGAGTAGTAGGTGTCAATCTAGTCAAAATGTATGTACTCACATTTCCACGAAAGCAGAGGATGACATTTTCACGCTAGGGAAATCATTCTGTAGCTATAAGAAGACTGACATTACAACATATGCTATAATGTATATTAAAGTcacaaaaaatttagatgTCTATAGATACTTTCTTAAAAGGAATGTCCTAATGTGCTAACGCGCCTTATATTATTTGGTAAAGCAACCTTTCGCCTTTATTGATATGAAATAAAACAAGCTCACGTAGGGATATGGATGAAGGCTAAAAGGCAGTATGCAACAAACACAACCCAATTAAGCACAACTAAGGGCCGAACAAACCTCCAATGTAATTCAAACTAGAAGTAATGGATCCAAAAGTTGACAGTGATTTTAATGCCATTGTCATACATATACAATTAAGAACGAAAATCGAGATCCAAGTAGGATTGTAACGTAGAAGAGCATAAAACTTCAAACATTCAAGATTGAGGCAGATTTAGCTAACATGTACTTCTTGAATCAAAGTACCAAGATAAGAAAAAAGCTAGCACTCTTTATGCTGGTTTATTAAGTCCTATAAGCTAAAGGCATTTAAGGCGTCAAGTAGTAGAAACACATTCCACAATACCACTATGtacatagaaaaaaaaaatttgaaaaataatgtaaCTATTTATAAACCAGTTAATTTACCGTCTGGATGCATTTTATATAATGCATCGGTTGATAATCACCCATTTATCTATCTATTGTTTTGAATCTTAATGTTGCAACAAGATGATCTTATGAATGTTGTTTCCGAGGTTTGGTATTTCATAACCACATTTATCTTTCAGTGCAGCTTGTCGCCAATTACAGTTATGACTACGTCCAGATGAGCATCACTTGCTTCATCATCAAAATTCAGTTGATACTGaatcaaattctttttaacaaaatttgagaaacaaaaaggCCTTACAAGGGAAAGCATCAATGGCGCCTTTCACCAACCATACTTTTTCAGCAAATCTCCGGTTCTCTTCCTCATCCGAGTAAAAACTATTACCACCAGAGCAATGATCCAAGGAGGAAAATTCAAGCCagaaatgttcaatttttgGACCCACTGTGGAGGATCTCTCAAAACCAAGGTTATCAAGACGGTTATAACAGCTACTCCAAGCAAGATTTTTGTCACTGGTTGGATCAAGGAATCCTGCATTTAGTGAAGAATTAAGTAGGAAAATTAGTACCAAAAGACATATCACATGTCACTGCAACATTCCACTGTCGGCAACATAATGCATATCAAAGAATCTTGTGGCAAATAAATTGTAAACAGTCCACCTGCAAAGCATTCCTTTACATGGgagaaaatcaaattatttgtCTTTTAGAAGGAAATGCGAGGGTGGAAAGACAAAAGATACAGGAGATCCTGACAGACTGCTCATGAAATAGATAATAAACACATAAGAAAGTATGTGGTGCTGTGCTAATAGCAACAGTTTCTGACCATAAAAACGAAAAACGAGCAAAGACCCACCGTAACAATGCTTtgaaatcctttttttttttaaaaggaataTGTTGTTGTAAAACTCAGTGTCTATgataaaaattatcaaaacctATAAGATGAATCCTGCAGGTTCTTTACGGGAACTTTTGCCATTTTGACTTTTAGGAAAGGAGTCCTGTTTTTGTCAGACGAACGCCAAGAAACCCCCAACTGTAGGAACCCATTTTGGATTGTCTCACTATGAGTTACTGCTTCATGGAATCTTTAAATTAACTTTTGGGTAAGAGTTAATTATGTGGTCTTGAGCTACTACCTTTGGTTCTTCATTTAGCTTTTGTTTTCTCGTGTCCCAAATATGTGGATTTTCATGTTTGTTATACAATATTTGAGTTTAATTCAGCAAATCTTCAGTTCAAATGCATCTCCCTTTCTCTCAGCTGTTTCTCATGCTTGTTCAACTTCGCCTCTAATCTCTTCTCTCCAGTATCTCTGGATTTCCTATGGAAATATCCAAAATTAGTTCAAATTTTGGTTATTTCTTTTGGGTCTTtccattaaattttcttttatatttctaAGCTAAAATAGGCATACATAACCCTTTACATCTCAACCTAAACCTCAGACTGTTATCATTAAATACAGCTATTAGGTTATTATTTACCTAACCAAATTGGAGGACAATATTTTGTGCCTTTTTTTGGGGTACAAATGATACAAGAGAAATTTAATATGACTAATGGCTTGATTAAGGGATGGAGTCTTATTTTGAAAGATCAAATTATTACTTTGATGCCAAATTTtccaacaaatgaaaaagaattcTTCAAGAAAAATGCTGTGAAATCCTACTGTTTAGGAATATGTGGTTGTAAAACTCAGTGTCTATCATATAAATGATCAAAACCTATAAGATGAATCCGGCAAGTTCTTTAGGTGAACTCAATAGTCAAAATCACATCCATTCTTAGGCTGCAAACACAATGTCATGTaaacaaaagaacagaaaataaGCATGGAAATTGATGGCTCAAATTCAACGAAGTAAATTGCTATAATATATCTTGCTTTAAAGGTTTTGATTGTATGAAGGAACTACCCCATTGCTAATTGAGAGTGACCTGCAGCCTAGTTCATTTATTTCATATAGTTGGAATATCATGGCTGCAAACcatgaaaatataaattgccTTAACAAAGCATTCTCAATATGAAAAATTCCGCATTAAATGTCAAACACTTCTCTATCTATTCTATCTCACACTCAAATTCAGTATCTCTTATGACCACATTAAAGTTACATTTATTTCTACCCAATGCAACCAAATTTTCTAGGCAATCAAACAGAAACTTACTTCGATTAATTTCACAAATTGggttttcataaaattaaaaagaaaagaaatagaaatagaAATGAAGTACCTTGGGCTCTCCGTCAATGTGAACCGTAGATCCATCTTTATAAGCCAGCATAGACCTGCCGTTCCTGGGGTTAAACCGGATCGGAACGCCGCGACCCGACCCGGTATTGAAAGCGTAAAGCGATTTGAAGCCGTACTTGTCGAGAATGTCTCGGACCTCCAACTGGTTCTGGTCCCAACCCCCGAGGCTCGTCCTGAACGTGTCGATCGGGCCTTTGCCTCGCCGATACAAGTAGACCTCCACTTCCGGAACCTTCGTCCTCGCGGTTTTAGGATTCGGATTCGGGTTCCGGGATGACCCGTCGGATTTCGGGTCCGATTCCTCGATTTCGCCGACTCTGTTGGTATCTTCTTTGTCGTCCATCtttgtttctgggttttgattTCCTTTCTGTGAATATGGATCCGACTTTTGTGgtgtactatttatatagaTTTTGTACTTGGAGACGAAGAGCGGAGGCCCCTTGAAGAATAAAGAGGTCAACACGCACAATAATATCCAGAGCAGGCGGTCGCTTTGGTGCCGATTGGAAATAAGCGGCTCTACCACCAAAAAATATTCGTGATTAGTAGAAGTTTTTGCTGATTGGATATGCGTTCGGTGACccaattttttattagttttgttGCATCCAATCAGAGATATGGAGTTGGAAGGAAAtgctcattttgttttttgttttcgtttttgaGTTACTTCTATTTCAAATTTCTGTTTTCTAATTCCGTTTTGGTTCATATTGGAAGGAACAATTTACAGAATTGAATTAAATCCAAATAATTCATTTATGTGCAAACCATTCCAAGGAGTATTCTATTCAATGCTCTTATTGaagtttctctctttttgcaAGTTGTAATGTCCCTGGGATATGGGACGTTTCATTATGTTGGTTTTCTTGCTTGCTCGCTCTCTACAATATTGATATTTCAATTGCATCGAGTCTTAAATTGTGTCATTTTCAGTTcactttcttttctattttcataTAAGCGATATTGAAAGAATGAaggtttctcacacatacatttttaatataacaCAGGGGTTTGAACCTAACACCACTCATAGGCCAGTTGCAGAAGACGTTGGTTAGACCAATTACCGAAGGCAGTGATCCCGCCTTGCACCCACATTCGAATCCCCCTCCCcgtagattaatttaatttagaataatttaaactatcacttatatttaaaaataaatataaaaaaatacacttacaaaaaaataaaatttacgaAGTGCCTTGGTTGGCCCCAAATCCTGTTCTCACTTCATTCAAACAGGtctccaaggtttaaaaggcaGCACAGCAGGCCAGCAGATGAGAATGGCAAAATTCTGATTTATAAACACCACAATGAATAGCATAATAAAGCCAATCTTACTAACTTAAGGCACAAGTATGATCAGTAGGTATAATTACAAGTTCCAGCAGACCAGATAGATCCGCTTCAATGGCTTCATACTTGAGTTTAAAGGCCATTACTAAGACCATGCCCTGCAAACATGACTGATATCAAaaccaaatatattttcaaaagaaacCTTCGCTGGTTCACTAACCTATAGGCATGCATGCTTCAAATGTTAcgcaaattgaaattatgcCCAACAAAGATAagcataaaatcctaatatATTTACGGATACCATACAAGCTAGTTATACCTCTAATATAAAGCAGACTACCAGTAAAGCAAAACGTTAGAGTCAACTACAAACAGTGCACAGATCTTCCGTACGTATATCGCCTCCTCCCCATCCTGTCCGAACTTGCACCAGGCTTGTGGCATGTGTTTGCAGAACTCAACACTCACCAGCCTGCCAAAAAACCATCACATGTAAAAGTGACTGAAAATAACAAGAGATtcatgaaaacaaaagaatgacCACCTCATGAAAACAATTCCAGCACCTCTTGTGCCCCCATAAATGAATTACTAGGACACTTGGATTCAGGCACCAGTGCTTGGGTGTGCAGTGCATGTGTACAGTGAACACACATGCAAGCTCATACAATGTCTCATATGCCAATACGCTAGTAAAGAAAAAACTATTATAGGCATAAAGCCTTTTCCATGACTCAGTGGGGTTTCCAGTGAAGATACTAAGACAAATAGCACTAAATTTTCAGGGCACAGCATTGGCAGCAAAACCATCACTACAAATGATGCCACCTATATGATGGAGATGATTGTATAAGAAAGTCCAATGCCAATTAGGAAATTGACATCGTCATGGGTGAAGGGGCCAACACTACCACCCTACCACCACCACTGGATCCATAATTTCCACTACACTGATTAAACAAGTATAGATGCACATTAACTgaaactttcttttcttttgactgTCAACACCTGCCAAACCAGTAGGAGAAATATATAAGACCGGGACACATTCTTCAATgaatcttctctctctcttaaactTTCCATGACAAGAATCTCAAAGGAAGACCCCTTTGTTCTCTTCAGGATCACCCAAGAACtccaagcaaagcaaaagCCTCAACCATCCCCATGCCAGCGGACCATGCACCAAAAGATGATCCACCAAGGGGTTAATGTCCAGATAAAAAGGGGGTTAACCTAAGAGGGGCTTTGGAACATGCATCTTTCTCCATGGGAAGAAACTCTCCTCTCCACAACATCATGTGCCCGCCCGGCGCCGCGCGCACACCACCACCCAACCCCCCCCCCAAAACACCTGGACCTAATCTCAAAACAATTTCCCTATCCAATATAAGTAGTTAGACAAGGCAACTGGATTGTAGTGGTGTAGAAGAACTCTAAAAGATCAAGTAGATTTGCGCCGTGGTCCAATctattcttttcatttcaaagATAGACTATTGAGTCAAACTGCAGTAAGATCATATCATCACACAGTGATATATAGATGCAAGAAAAGTTCGAAAAATGTTATCATTTATATGAAAATTCCCAAAATCCAGACACCGTGAGAATCAAGTTTgggaattaaaaataatagaatGATCTCAGATTTACTTTTAGATATTAAAGCTTTTGTCTGATTATAAGGTATGGGGATACTGCATCACAACATCAGGACAAAGTCACATCAAATAACTAACTAAAGCCATATACGTTTTACACATTGATAACACAAATTGATGACTTACCATGCATCATTCTGTATCATTTGGGGCAGATTCTGTTAATTTTGCAGTCCTCCGTTTTGCAAGCCGTTCATGAAGAAGTTTCACTTCATTCTCTACATCCGGCAACCTGTTACTCAATAATTCAACATTTTTGTGGTGTGCTTCAAAGTTGCTAATCCACCCAGCTTCAAAGTCTCTAatctttttttcaatcaacTGACGGTTcatcctctcttcttcttctttcttcaggCGTTGCTTTTCCAATTCCATAGTGCTCAAAACAAGGCCCCCAGACCCAGGAACATCCCTGTAGAGTGGCTCATCTGCCTGTGGACAACGTGCTCTATATTCAGCA
Proteins encoded in this window:
- the LOC18768678 gene encoding uncharacterized protein LOC18768678, whose amino-acid sequence is MDDKEDTNRVGEIEESDPKSDGSSRNPNPNPKTARTKVPEVEVYLYRRGKGPIDTFRTSLGGWDQNQLEVRDILDKYGFKSLYAFNTGSGRGVPIRFNPRNGRSMLAYKDGSTVHIDGEPKDSLIQPVTKILLGVAVITVLITLVLRDPPQWVQKLNISGLNFPPWIIALVVIVFTRMRKRTGDLLKKYGW